CGGGGCGGGATCTGCTGGCGGCGGCGGGGGTGCTGTTCCCGGACCGGGAGGGGCGGATCCTGGTGGTCTGGGTGTCGTACCAGGCCAAGCACCCGGTGGAGATCCCGGGCGGCGGCTGGGAGCCGCCGGACGGCTCGCCCCGCGAGACCGCGCTGCGCGAGATCGCCGAGGAGCTCGGCTTCACCCCGCGGCTGGCCGGGCTGGCCTGCCTGGACTGGACCCCGGACCGGTTCCGTCCCCCGGTCGCCGCCTTCCTCTACTGGGCCGAGCCCCTGACGGAGGAGCAGCTGGCCGGCATCCACCTGGAGGCGGACGAGCTGCGCGGCTACCGTTTCGTGACGCCGCGGGAGGCGGGCTCCGCACTGCCGCCGAAGCTGTCCCGCCGGGTCACCGCCTGCCTGCGGGCGCCGCGCGGGGCGGCGCCGCTGGAGCTGGAGGACGGGTTCGCGGTGGGCCACACCACCGAGGTGCTCGCGCCCGCTCCCCCACCGCCGTACACCGGTGCCGCCGCGCTGGACCTCCCGCCCGCCGAGCGTCCGGCACCCCCGCCGCCGATGGACCGGGACACCTATATCGCCACCCGGCCGCGGATCCGGGCGAAGGCCCGGGTGCTGGTCACCGACGCGGACGGGCGGGTGCTGCTGGTACGGCTGCGCCCGGCTCCGGGTGAGATCGGCCCGTACTGGGCGCTGCCCGGTGGGAGCATCGAGGCGGACCGGGAGCTGCCCCGGGCGGCCGCCCGCCGCGAGGTCCGCGAGGAGCTGGGCTGGGAGCGGGAGCCCGGCCGGCTGCTCGGCCTGGACTGGCAGCCTCCCGGCGAGGGCGACCGGCCCGTCCTGGTGTACGTGTTCGACGGCGGCCGGGCCGGGCCGGCGGAGTTCGCGGCGATCCGGCTGCAGGAGGAGGAGCTGCTGGAGTGGGCGCTGTTCGAGCCGGAGGCGGCCCGCGAGGTGCTCTCCGCGTCCTCGTGGCAGCGGCTCAGCGCCTGCCTGGCGGTACGGGACGCGGGTGGCCCGTCGGGACCGGTCGAGCTGGTCCGGGGACGCCCGGTCTGAGGCCGTAGAACCGCGGCGCGGTGGCCGCCGGATGACCGGGTCCGGGCCGCGCGTCACAATGGATCAGGTGCCCGGGTGAACGGACCCGGACGGACGGACCGGGCGAGGGACGGACGGACCGGGCGAGGACCCGGGCGAGCACACGAGGAGGCGAGGAGGCCGTGATGGCGAACCCCATCGACGCCGCACTGCGCGGCCGCCGGGTGGAGCGGGTGCGCGGCGGCCGGACGCTCGTCCTCGAACTCACCGGCCGGATCGCGGTGGTGGTCGCCAACGACCTGCGGGTCAGCTCCTCCCGCGCGGTCGAGCACTACTACCCCGGGCTGTCCCCTGCGCCCACCGGCGGCCTCGCCCGGCTGGTCGGCGTCCGGGTGGCCGCGACCGTGGTGACCCCGGCCGGCGGGCTGGAGCTGCACTTCGACACCGGCCAGGTGCTCTCCGTCCCGCCGGACACCGCCGCCGCGGACGGCACCGAGCCCTGGCGGGTGACCGGCCCGGACGGCCCGATGTTCACCGCCCTCCCCGGTGGCTACCTCACGGCCTGACGGTTCGTAGGACCATCAGGCCGGCGACACCCGATCAGATCGTCGGACCGGGCGCAGTCGGTCGGATCGTCGGACCGACGCCCGGGACGGGCCGTCAGCCAGGACGGACCCCACCGCGGGTGCCCGGGGGCACCGGTCAAAGCCGCCTGCGGGTCCGGGACGACAAGCCCATAAGATGTCGCAGCATCAGCGGCGGTCCACGGGGGTCCGTCGCGGGGACCGC
The window above is part of the Kitasatospora sp. HUAS MG31 genome. Proteins encoded here:
- a CDS encoding NUDIX hydrolase, with translation MSPSVGTGRDLLAAAGVLFPDREGRILVVWVSYQAKHPVEIPGGGWEPPDGSPRETALREIAEELGFTPRLAGLACLDWTPDRFRPPVAAFLYWAEPLTEEQLAGIHLEADELRGYRFVTPREAGSALPPKLSRRVTACLRAPRGAAPLELEDGFAVGHTTEVLAPAPPPPYTGAAALDLPPAERPAPPPPMDRDTYIATRPRIRAKARVLVTDADGRVLLVRLRPAPGEIGPYWALPGGSIEADRELPRAAARREVREELGWEREPGRLLGLDWQPPGEGDRPVLVYVFDGGRAGPAEFAAIRLQEEELLEWALFEPEAAREVLSASSWQRLSACLAVRDAGGPSGPVELVRGRPV
- a CDS encoding DUF6188 family protein, with the translated sequence MANPIDAALRGRRVERVRGGRTLVLELTGRIAVVVANDLRVSSSRAVEHYYPGLSPAPTGGLARLVGVRVAATVVTPAGGLELHFDTGQVLSVPPDTAAADGTEPWRVTGPDGPMFTALPGGYLTA